In Gopherus evgoodei ecotype Sinaloan lineage chromosome 16, rGopEvg1_v1.p, whole genome shotgun sequence, the DNA window CAGAGGGGGTATTGTCCCGAGTAAGCACGAGTGACATTATCCCCATTATCTCCTGCAGATGTGGCCCTTCCAGTTGAATGTGTCCTCAGCGAGGAGGACCACCTCACCTGAGCGGAAGGTGCTGTTTGTGATCATCTGTGACAAGTTCTGTATGGTGACGGTTCATTCGGCGGATCTCCACCCGACCTTTGTCTCGGTGAGTATTGTCCCTGGAAAGAGCAGAACTCCTAAACATATGCGATTGTCACAAGGAACACAGATGTGTcccggctcccattggcttgttCAGCACTTTCTCAAACCAGTTCCTTTGGGACGAATGTTCTCCAGCTCAGTCTTGCCGCATGGCGAGTTTTTTGAGACTGTCTGAGTAAAATCAGATCCAGCCATTACTGGCTGAGCCACACATGGAGCATCTGAGCAGaacatcagaggatggagatatcATGGCTTCCGCACTTAGCTCGTGAGGGCCACTCGGATTGTGTTCTGACTTTCCCCACAAAAACATATCGAGCTCTGGGTTCTGAGCGCGCCTGGAGAATTTCACTCACCAGGAATTTGCTTGAGAAGGGTCTGAGCAGCTGGAACTCCACCTCATAGTAGGAAAGGGGACAGCCTTGGGGTAGCACTGTGTACTGCTGGGTGGAAGCATCCTTCTTAGGTCTTAtccccagtcagaagggagttGGAGGAAGTGCAGTTCATGGTGGGGGAGGTGGAGCCCCTCACATCTCTAAGGTCCGGCCCTCCATGATTACATTGTCCCCCTTCATCGTTTTCAGTTATCACTGCAGCGCCGCAAGGCCccagctgagctcagggccccattgtgctaggcactgtacttaCGCTGAGCGAGAGAcactccttgccctgaagagctggcAGTCTGAATATAGAGggtgagaggggaagtgacttgcccaaggttacccagcagctcagtgtcagagctgagaatAACACTGAGATCTCCTTAGCCTCAGGCCAGTGTCCTACGCCCTAGAATATGCTGCCTCTCCAGTCCTTGGCTGAAAGGATGGTGGCCACAATACAGGGCCTCCAGGACAGGGATGTAAATCTATGAAAAATGGGGACCCCGTGGGCTCCCTACAGGAGTGAGAAGGTTGCCCCACTCAAGAACAGAAGCAGACTGGACTGTCACCTATTCAGCAAGTCAGGTGAAGGACAGTGCATTCAAAGCGAGAAAGATCCAACCTTCTTCTCCTTCATGTTCTGCCTAGAGGCAGGTTGGAGGGGAGACAAGCATTAGGTACGGTGCTGATTTCCTCCACCTCACGTGAGCGCTGGGGAAATGTGTATCTGGTGTTTTGGCGCTGGCCCGTCCACAGAGTGGACACATGCTCTGCCCTGCCACCTGCTCTCCTCTCTTCTAATGACACTCTGCCTTGTGTCACCTGGTGGCATTAAGATGCTTTATGAACATGCATGAATAAAGGGGcacatggccactgggaggcagggcaggattaGCAGTCCCCCATTTTACATGTAGGGAAGCTGTGGCACAGAGCTGTTCCGTGATCCTTGAGCATGTCCATggcagaggcaggagaagtggggcTGGTTCTGCCAGCCGGCCAGGACACCAAAATCCTCAGGATCTGTTTGTGTGCATGACTGTGGTGAGGTAGGGACAGACATTTGGAAGGGTGGCCCAGTAGTTAGGAGGGTAGCTTGGGCCTCGGGAAACCTGAGATCAGGTCccaattctgccactgacttcccgTGTGACCtcggacaagtcacttagtctcccaatgcctcagttccccatgtgtaaactGGGGAGAGCAGCCCTGGCCTGCTTCCTagtggtgttgtgaggctaaattagAGATTGTGTGGAATTCAGGTAAAATGGTGATGAGGGACATATAAGCACCATAGCTAGACAGAGCTGCTGATTGGACAATCTGAAGAGCCAGCTCTGAATAGAACCCATGAGTTCTGGATCTGCTCACTAGAGAATACTACCGCACTCCATGGTAACAGTCAATAGCGTGAATGTTGTTGTCACTAACACGTGCTGGTGCTTTGACTCCCTAAGCCCCCCAATATCTGGCTTTGCTTCCCTTGGGAATTTGGCAAGCTGTGCCAGTCCCTGACTAACTCCACACCAAATCCCCTTGCCCAGGGAGAGATGACAGCTGGGGCAATAAGTCCCTTACAGGAAGGGACATGTTATTAAAACAACACAGACGTGTGCCCTGGATAGGAGGGCGGGGAGGAGAGTGTGAAAGAAGGGGAGAAGAAAACATCTCCGTCTTGTCTCTGTCTCAGTCTCTCGTTCAGTCTTTCTGGCTCCTGTGTCCTGTTGTTTGCCTTTGTctgtctgggtttttttcttgTGAGACTGGGAAGCAAACAGCTGGTGACATCTGGAGAGAGCAGCTCAGCTCCTCTGGCTGGGCTGAGCAATGGGCCCCATGGAAGGGGGGGAGTTCTTGGCCAGTTAGCTGCTGGCCGCTGCCCCAGCTGGAAGAAATCCTCCAAATTCCAAACCAAGCCCCCCAGGACCCATTAGTATTGATAACAAACAGCAGGGGCTGAAGATGGCGTGTGACCCCCCATCAGAAACATGTGTGCTGCCTCCAAGTGACTGAGGGAACATCCTCAGCTGAGAAGCCAAGTGCTGCACCCCTCGTGGGGGGGccggtggggctggggccaggaactGGAAGGAATGCAGAGCTAGGACAGGAGGTGACGAAAGGACTCTTGAAGGTCAGCACTGGCAGTCAGGCAGCAGGGGAGTGCCACGGGCAGGGAGGAGCGTGGCCAGGCTGTTCACCAGCCGTCACGGCCCAGTTTGTACTTGGCACCAGAGGTGGCTTCACAATTCAGGGCGGATTTTATGGTTAATAAAGGCCTGATTTTTCCTCCTGTCCTGCAGAGGAGAGGATCTGAGCCCGATACATCCCATAGGGGAAGGAAAGAGGGGCCCCTGACCTCCATATTCCCAGTGAGAGGGAGACCAACACCCCATGCACCCAGCAAGTGGGAAGGGGGCCCCTGAGCCCCATACAGCCAGCTCCTGAGCCCTGTGCAGCCAGTAGCTGGCCCTGGACCCCCTTCCTCTAGGACTCAACTCCATATGCCCAGCACCGCTTACTAGAAGCTGGTTTGCCGAGCCAGGTTTCGTCCCTCTGCAGTGTTGATTTAATGTGATAACACATGCTTACCTTCCCCAGCCCGCAGTGCTCCCCGGTGCAGCATATGCCTCCCCAGCGGGACACAGGCTTCTGCACAGCCAAGGGGGACCCCTTGTGGAAATGTTGGCAGTGCAGTATTGGCTCACGGGCCAGGAGGGCGCTCGCGGGAGTTTGTAGCAACAGCCCTGGCCTGGTGCTCGCTGCACAGGGCATGTGGATGCTTTGCTAAAGCTCCGATCATCTCCTGGTTTGTGGTCAGTGGGTCCGACCTCCAGGTCAATGCAGCCCATGCCTCCCTGCTGCTCTCTGGGGGGCTTCCCCGTGTCTCGCGCCTTGGGAAGCTCTGGCTGCCGGGGGCCCCCATCCAGCTGCGTTCATCTCCTTTCTGCGGCTGCTCTCCTGTTAGGGAGGCCCCTGCCTCCTCCTGGGAGCCAGGCCAGAACAGCCACAGGGCGCCCTTCAGCTGCGCAGAAGCCGTGGGGTGTGTGGAACTTCAAAGGGCTGAGTGAGGAATTACTGGGGATGAAGGGAACAGCTGGGTTCATCCTCCCACCAGCCTAAACCAGAGCTTGGCCTGCTGCTTGGGAGGTCCCTGGCCCTCTGTCCTCCTGGGTCTCCCCGTGGGTACGTCCCGGGCTCTGTACCACGTCCCTCTGTCGTCCTCTGGCTGAATCAGGAGATGTGCTGGCAACAGGTTAGCAAAGCCTGCGAAGAGCCCCCCTTGTGAGGGGTCTGTGTGCAGCGGAGAGGAGCAAGGCTGGGATGGGAGGCGCTAGCCAGCCCTTCTGGACTGTGCTTCTGCATGGAGGATCAAGAGCAGCGCTTAGCCTCTGGGTGCAGGAGTGAGAACCTGGCAGGTAGCTGGGGAGATCCTCTGGCTGCAAATGGTTTCAAAACCCCAGAcacctggggcaggctgggccactCACAGTCTGCCCCCCAGCTGGCCTGTgtccccctgcctcctgcagtGCGCCCCTCCCCTAGACTccccccacagctggcctgtatccCCCTGCCTCCCGCAGCATGCCCCTCTCCAGCTCGCCTGTAgccccctgcctcctgcagcacGCCCCTCCCCCAGACTGCCCTCCTATCTGGCCTGTATCCCCCTGCCTCCCGCAGcgcacccctcccccagactGCCCTCCTACCTGGCCTGTATCCCCCTGCCTCCCGCAGTGCGCCCCACTCCCCTAGTCTGCCCCCCAGCTGGCCTGTATCCCCCTGCCTCCCGCAGCGCGCCCCTCCCCCAGACTGCCACCCCAGCTGGCCTGTATCCCCCTGCCTCCCGCAGTGcgccccactcccccagtctGTCCCCCACCTGGCCTGTATCCCCCTGCCTCCCGCAGTGCACCCCACTCCCCTAGTCTGCCCCCCACCTGGCCTGTATCCCCCTGCCTCCCGcagtgcacccctcccccagactGCCACCCCAGCTGGCCTGTATCCCCCTGCCTCCCGCAGTGcgccccactcccccagtctGCCCCCCACCTGGCCTGTATCCCCCTGCCTCCCGCAGTGCGCCCCACTCCCCTAGTCTGCCCCCCACCTGGCCTGTATCCCCCTGCCTCCCGCAGcgcacccctcccccagactGCCACCCCAGCTGGCCTGtatccccctgcctcccacagcGCACCCCTCCTCCAGACTGCCCTCCTACCTGGCCTGTATCCCCCTGCCTCCCGCAGTGcgccccactcccccagtctGCCCCCCACCTGGCCTGTATCCCCCTGCCTCCCGCAGTGcgccccactcccccagtctGCCCCCCACCTGGCCTGTatccccctgcctcctgcagtGCGCCCCTCCTCCAGACTGCCCCCCCCACCTGGCCTGTATCCCCCTGCCTCCCGCAGCGCGCCCTCTCCCTCTGGCTCAGGCCCCGCACCCTCTGCCCGATTCCCGCTGCGGCAGGCCCCTCCCTGCGGCTCAGGCACTGTACTTGGCCCTGGCTGGCTTTCCCCTCTGGCCCTGGATCTGAGCGGAGGGCCAGTCTGAGCAGCAAGTGACGCACAGAACTTGAAAAAGCTCCCGTTTCCTCTGCCTGTTTGGAGGAAGGTCAGGGATGGGATTTGGCTCCAGTGAgcttggctggggctgggagctttGTTAGCAAACTACACCGCCTTCCTATTTGTATCTAATAATAACCCGGGCTGACAATGGcggaggcaggggcagggtgcaAAGAGCTATCAGATCgaccctggcaccactcctgccAGCGACCCCCTCCACTGACCCCCCACGCGCTGCCCTGGGGGAAGTGACaggccagcccagctctggctcACACTTCCTGACCCCCTTCCCCGGCATGTGCTCACCCAGCAAAGGTGACCCAGGGGTTCAGACAGGCTGGCTGCCGGCTCTGCTGAATGTTCCTGGAAAACCCCAGCGCCATGCCAGGTGATTCAGCCTTCCTGTGGGGTCCCCAGAACCCAAGCgcagccaggctgcctgtgtgGTACCCACCTGGGATTTGGTGTATGAGGAGAGTCCCCAGGAGCGCTGGGCTGAGCCGGCTGGGCCGCCAGGGCAGGGCCTTGCCTATATGTGTGCCGCCATTTGCCAACACAGCCAGGGACATTGCGGGGTCTTGATGTCTGGTTGCTTGGTCACCCTTGGGCCTGAGTTCCAAAGAGCAGCACGTTTCCTGGTCCCCTGGACCCAATGGGGCGTTTGGCGCTAGCCAGATATTTGGTGGGATGTGGGGCTCTGGTGTTGTCCCAGCCAGAAGCCCAGTCACCAGGCAGAGCGGTCATGTCCATTCTATTGCTGGCTTGGTTTTTTTCAGAATAACATGGTCTACGGAGTCATGGGCAACGTGGCCACCACCTTTGACCAGACCAGTGGTGAGCAGCTTGTACAACAGGTGAAAGACCACTATGATAACGTCACTTCCTTCACCGAGCTGGAAAACCCCCTCCACATCCGCTTCCGAGTGGGCGAAGGTGGGTCCTGGAAGGGCtcggggctgggagctggcatcCACAGCGCGGTGCTGTGCTATCACCCCTTGGAGGCTCCCCAGCACCCAGCTGTCGCTCTGGTTCACACGATCAAAGCAGGGGGCGTGTTTCAGGGCAGCACATGGCTCCCTGCCTCCTTGGCGGGCCGTCGCTGGGGAGTTAGGCTGTTAAAAGAAACAAGCTGTTTTTCCCGTGAAAAGCCACGTTGGTGAAAGACATTTCTCGACTCAGGCCTAGACTTTCAATGACATggcaggtttgttttttgttagtgCTGTGGACTTCCTCACAGCAGTGTCTTGTCCCTGCCAGCTGGCCTCTCAGCAGCGTGCACTCCCTCGCAAGCAGCGGTTCGTGCTCAGCGCTGCCTGCAGGAGCTGGTTTGGAGCTAGTCAGGCACAGGCTGAGTGGATAAGGGAGGAAGAGGATGCTATAGACAAGACTCCTCAATACCAAATGGTACTGCTGAGACTCTCAGTGCCGTGTGTGTCTAAAACCATCCGCGCTGACGCTCATGGAACGCAGGGAGCAGTGGGCCACACTGAGCCATGGCATAAGAGGTTGCAACTCCCACTGGCGTCAGCAGGAGCTTTGTCCATTTCTACCAGGGCTCAGTATCTTGCAGCGTAGCAGTGAGGGGCATGGGAGCCCAAGTCAGAAGTCCAAGGTCCATCCCACACCTTGGCCTGGAGACCAGGCCCCTGCGAGGTAGGGAGGGAGGTCACTGCAGCTCAGCAGAGTTCCCCACGCTGGAGCATACAGATGATTTTTTCTTCTCTCGCCCAGATGCCAGCAGTCCAGAGAACTGCATCGTGCAGGCTGGTTTCAATGCCTGGCGGTACCTTCAGACCGAGTTTTTAGTCCCAGAGGTTAAAGGCTGCACCAGCCCCAGTGCGAAGAAGGGGAAGGAGGCTCACATCTTGCGCGTGCAACAAGGCCCAGCGGAGACCAGGTAATTGGTGTGCTTTCAACCCTGTCCTCTCGCGAAGGGAGGGATCAGCGCATTCTCCGCCCCGGGCCTCCCCATCAGAGTACGCCTGAGGCTGGCTACAGGTTCTTCCCTAGctgagggaggggtgggaagggggcgcCTCTTACAGAAGCAGCCCCAGTAATTGGGCCGAGAGCCGCACTGCAGGTTAGCTAAGCTCACTGTGCTGCCAGGCAGTGTCTGCAGTGGAACTTCGCTTAGGAAGGGAGCCCCTTCCCACAACACACACATGctggctgggtcccagcaatggggccgAGAGAGCATGTCTCGAGGCTCGGCCCAGGGAGAAGTTGTGCTGGTCAGAGGGTGGGCGGCGAGGCTCGAGGACGAATTCAGGTCTGTGAGCTCTGAGGACGGAGCTGCGGGTGTCGGGGATCATTGGAAGGAGGAGGACGGATAGGGGTGATTTGGAGGAGAGTTGTGGTTTGCTTTGCCTGTTGGCAAGAGCCCAGCAGTGGTAGAAGTGCTAGGGTGGAGTGTGTTCTGGAAGAGGATGGCACCTTGTCAGGACCCAGGCCAGAGTGTAGAGCAGTGTGGGGTATCTCCCTCTTTGATGGAGGGGGACAGCCCTAGTTAAGTGGTGGCTTTCCTAGGGAAACTCTGAGACCAGTGAGGTGGGAGGTCTATAGGGCTGGGAAAGGTGTGGAGGGTCTTGAAAACCACCCACTCTAGCCAGTCTCCAGTGATTCCTCTCTGGCTAGGCCCGTGtgtgagggacagagagagaggagcacGTGGCATATTTTGTTGTTCGCAAAAGAGGCCTTGAAGTTGGCAGAGGGCTTGTTAGCAGAAGAGGCCTGCCGTTGGAGTCTTTGCCCGGggggcccagctgtggctgagaAGGTGGACTAACCATCGTGGGAGGCCATATTGGTTCATGAGCCCATCGGTTTATTCTGGGGTTTGCACTGTAGCTCTCAACCCGTGGAGGTGAAGGTGACCGTGGTCTGCCCTGAAGCAAAGCCACTGCAGGATCTGGAAATACTGCTGATCCTCCAAAGCCAACCCAACGTGACCTGGAACATTGATACGCAACGCACCGTGAGCATCATGGTAAGGCAGGAGAGAAATGCTGACTGAGAGCTCATATTTCCATGATGCCTTTCAGTTCAAAATGTTCACGGGGCGGGAGGGCCACCCCACCTgaaaagcagccacctctggggtggaacacagcagttGTTTCAAAGCACACAGCCTTGCTGCAGAGCAATCCGGGATGGGGAGTGAAGAGTTCTGTGTCCAACTGAAACAGCAGGAGGAGTTTAGGGAAGCAGAATGTTACTGAGTGAGAATCTGGCCAGGACAATGGGCTTACCAACCCTACTCTGTGACAAGCATCCTGGGATGCTGAAAGGctaccagtggccaggacctctggCCGGCGCTCAGATGAAAGGTGGTACctgccagcagcacagaggtTAAAGTAAAAAGGAGTGGGGGAGAACCCAGCTTCCCCTCATCTCCCTGGGTTGGGCAAGCAGCACTCCCCTACAGCGTCCCATGTCTGGTTGGTGCAGTGAGAGTGCCCCCTCCTGTTTTGATCTATTTTAACCATTAGTGCCACCTATTGAATCCCCAGTGCTGGAGTGCTCCACAGCCGCCTCTTTCCAAGTACCAGCCTGGCCTACTGCAGCTTGCCTGGGTCCTGACGGGATCCCGGCATCAGAACAGACTCTCACAGAGCTGGGGCCTGTTCTCCCAAAGCCAAGCTTTAGTTTTGCCAAAGGGGCTTCATGATGCGCTGGGGGCTGCGTCAACAGGCAGAACacctgggctcctgcaggctttGTCCTTAGGCTGGCAAGGGCTAGAAAGGCTGCAGAGGAGGCACCCGTTTGTGCCCTCATTGAACCTGACTGAAAAATGACCCCCTCAGCTTCCGCCAGGTCTGTGATTGCTCGTGGGTCACAAACAAGCTTGCTAGCACCCACCACCACCCTCCAGCACATCAATTCCTGTCTTCtctatctctctccctcctacttctctctcctccctcttctccctccacagGCGTCTGGGAAATACCGGATCACCAGATTCCCCTCCGAGCAATTGGATGAGAGAGTACTCCCTGACAGTGAGCAGGGCCTGATTGGCTTGGCCCACCAGAGAGGATTTGATGACATAGCTTCATATACGAACATCCCGTCTGCTACCCACGTGATCCTTGAGCTGCACAGATGTGGTGAGTCTCTGCCCAGCCACTCGACTCATTTGTCAGCCAGGCTCTGAGGGTAGGTCTATGCTGGAATTAAACACCACTGGCtgacctgtgtcagctgactcaggctcacaaggCTTGGGCTACAGAGCTGTTTAATGGCGGCATAGACATTCGAGCTcaggctagagcccaggctctgggacccatTGCAGGGTCTATGCCGCAACTAAACAGCCCTGTAGTGCGAGCCCAAGTTagatgacatgggccagccacgggtgtttaAATCTCAGTGAAGACATTCTCTAAAGGCCCCACGGGCAAAATTGCCACATGGCTCAGGAGGTTGGGAATGGACTGCCGGGCCTCCCACCTCTATGGTCACTGGCTCAGATCCAGCCCAGGTCAGTAGTCGCTAAGAGATGTCATCTGGTGGCTGCTTGGTGGTCTCAGCCCGGATCCCAGTGAGCAAGTGTCCACATCAGAATTTGCACAAATTGTTCCCCTTATTGGCAGCCTCAACAGAAGTGCCCGGGATTGGCTGGACCATGGCAACTGAGCCCCCCGCCCTCAAGAGATGGCTCTCTCCAGCTAAGGCCCATTCGTGGGGCAACATATGGGAAGTTGGCCCTGCTAATGCCTGTGCCATACCTGTTCTGAGTATCAAGATAACGTCACTCTCCAGAGCTCAGTCTGGTCCTTTTCCCAGCAACTAGATCAGCCCCTCTGGGTTCTATCATCACCTGCATTGTGAGGGTTACTCTTGCGTTTGCAAAGACGTCATCCCAGTGAGTTAAGATACCAATACCTCTCTCTGGGCTGCCGAAGGAAGCCGCTGCCCAATAATGTCCTGATGTTGATTTCTATAGAACCAGAAGTGAAGACTCCACCACCAACACCTGCACAACACCCCAAGACCGTCAACATTGTTCAAACAGTTTTCAATCTGCTCCCACCATGGAAGTGCGCAGACGACTCCATTGAGATAGTCGTGCCAAAGATGAATTTAAAGGTGAGTGGCTAAACTGAAGAGCACGGGCTTGAGAAATCACATGCTCCGGACAGAACTGTGGGAACAGAACTGGGACCTGGGAGAAGGGGCTCAGCACCTTCCAGAACTGGGCTCTGGGTTTCTTCCTGTCTCCAACATTTGGATGCTGGGCGTCAGAGGGTTCTGCCTTACTCTGCCTctatggagggaggagagaagcaacagagGGACCAACCACATGTTTTCCACAAGCAGGGGGTgccgggggaggcggggggggaagAATCTAGGATTCTGCCTGGAACAGATGATGGATACATTGGTATCTTTCTCTTAGGATTTAAATGACTACATCACGGATATCACATTGCAAGATCCCCGTTGCAGAGCTGAACAAAACCAAACTCACTTTGTGCTGAAAAGGTATTTAGGGGACTGCCACACCAAACTGGAGAGTAGAATTCTAGCCAGGAATAAGGTCAGTGATAGTCCCACATGGTGCTAACATCTACATTCTTATCCGTGTGAATGGCTTGGTGTTAACCTCTGCCTCACCCCCAGCACACTGATTCCTGGTCTGTTGCTCAGAGATATTGCCCCCCTTCCCTCAGTGCAGAGATTCCCGCTGTACAGACTCGCCGAGGTATTAATCTGCTGTCCTCATTTGGGCAGAGATTTCAGGTATATTTCACTGAGACTTTGTCACCTTCAGGCATCAAGGAAAGTCCTGGTGTATTTCACAGCACGGGACTGTTAGAACCCATTTCTGCACCCACTGAATGCATGTTTGGCCAGTGTCTTCAGTGGGAGTGGACTTGGGCTCTTCCGGCAGGTATTTCACTTAATTCCAGCCCCCTTTTCTAACAGCTGCTGACCAATAACTCTAATATCAGTCACTGTCAGCCGTGGgcgctcagcacttttgaaaatcaggctaagTCTTAATAATCCTGCTGCGGGCCACTCAGGTAGCAGGATGTAGTCAAGAAGGCTTGAGCGACGTGTCAATTCAGATTCTCCATTTCAGCAGCCCTGCTGTTAGATGGTTCATGGGTTTGCACCTTGCCacttccccagccccaacccaagGGGTGCTGCTTCAGGCTCCTAGTAACTGTGGGAAAATCAGATTTGGTCAAAATGAGAGACTGGGTGGGAAATGCTACCTGCTAAACAA includes these proteins:
- the ENG gene encoding endoglin gives rise to the protein MEARLFLAALLLSCTPIRTSPTSGDVCTLQQITKDKVSYMTGKTARGCVSRSTVGKLQEVHVLQVKVETQMWPFQLNVSSARRTTSPERKVLFVIICDKFCMVTVHSADLHPTFVSNNMVYGVMGNVATTFDQTSGEQLVQQVKDHYDNVTSFTELENPLHIRFRVGEDASSPENCIVQAGFNAWRYLQTEFLVPEVKGCTSPSAKKGKEAHILRVQQGPAETSSQPVEVKVTVVCPEAKPLQDLEILLILQSQPNVTWNIDTQRTVSIMASGKYRITRFPSEQLDERVLPDSEQGLIGLAHQRGFDDIASYTNIPSATHVILELHRCEPEVKTPPPTPAQHPKTVNIVQTVFNLLPPWKCADDSIEIVVPKMNLKDLNDYITDITLQDPRCRAEQNQTHFVLKRYLGDCHTKLESRILARNKLILTLASSLEKVEVPFECSLPQELRLQLYRTQDFKWPSTTMLEVNKAAYVQVSFRAGIPLTFLEVKECSLQISAEEPQQLLIQPVAPLSQAETVLEPTEATLGRELHRFSFIYSPAGGGPFPPCATLSCRVAWRFNGSTSMETLEVTLQDTRPPPSSLGIEAVVGITFAAFLIGTLLTAALWCIYSHTRPMAKLQPVSTNAPASESSSPNHSIGSTQSTPCSTSSMA